A single window of Polyangiaceae bacterium DNA harbors:
- the rph gene encoding ribonuclease PH has translation MPRSHARSPADPRPIEIAPDFHRNAEGSVLYRAGGTVVLCTASIDPTVPTWMVGRGKGWLTADYQMHPRASRARREAREGRGKALSGRTQEIQRLIGRALRSAIDLDSLGERTIVIDCDVLEADGGTRTASVTGSFVAVALALSRLAASGQLGAPVLRDQVAAISVGHVGDELLLDLDYSEDSQARVDLNVVATARGALVEVQATAEGEAVDRRDIDRMIDLGLSGITRLVGVQRQTLAAAGVELSKLFQEGRWTAT, from the coding sequence GTGCCTCGCTCACATGCTCGCAGCCCCGCAGATCCTCGTCCCATCGAGATCGCTCCCGACTTTCACCGCAATGCCGAAGGGTCGGTGCTTTATCGCGCCGGCGGTACCGTCGTGCTTTGCACGGCATCCATCGATCCCACCGTTCCGACGTGGATGGTTGGTCGCGGCAAAGGATGGCTCACGGCCGACTATCAGATGCATCCGCGTGCCAGCCGCGCGCGTCGTGAAGCGCGTGAAGGACGCGGCAAGGCGCTGAGCGGTCGGACGCAAGAGATCCAGCGTCTCATCGGACGAGCGCTTCGAAGCGCCATCGACCTGGATTCATTGGGTGAACGAACGATCGTCATCGATTGCGATGTGCTCGAAGCCGACGGAGGTACGAGAACCGCGTCGGTGACCGGCAGTTTCGTCGCCGTTGCGCTTGCGCTTTCGCGGCTTGCGGCGTCGGGGCAGCTCGGAGCGCCCGTCCTGCGTGATCAAGTCGCGGCGATCAGCGTGGGGCACGTGGGCGACGAGCTGCTCTTGGATCTCGACTACTCGGAGGACAGCCAAGCGCGTGTCGATCTGAACGTCGTGGCGACGGCACGAGGCGCGCTCGTCGAAGTGCAAGCGACGGCCGAAGGTGAAGCGGTGGATCGGCGCGACATCGATCGCATGATCGACCTGGGTTTGTCCGGGATTACGCGCCTCGTTGGGGTGCAGCGACAAACCTTGGCGGCGGCTGGCGTCGAATTGTCAAAGTTGTTTCAAGAAGGTCGGTGGACGGCGACATGA
- the rdgB gene encoding RdgB/HAM1 family non-canonical purine NTP pyrophosphatase: protein MGLPLSVLLATTNRGKIAELTALLADLPLELFPLSKVLPDFPPIIEDGATFEENALIKARAACDAAMMVTIAEDAGLEVDALGGRPGVRSARFAKEGATDAENNAELLASLAEVEDDQRTARFRCVIVLRDPWNEHRPEILAEGRCEGAIARQARGTGGFGYDPLFIVAGDGRTMAELPEEEKNKKSHRARAVQALRPALEALIDARLSSMAHVVGAK, encoded by the coding sequence ATGGGGCTGCCGCTCTCGGTTCTTCTGGCCACGACAAACCGCGGCAAAATCGCGGAGCTCACGGCGCTTCTTGCGGATCTGCCGCTCGAGCTTTTCCCGCTGTCGAAGGTGCTGCCCGACTTTCCGCCGATCATCGAGGATGGTGCGACCTTCGAAGAGAACGCGCTCATCAAGGCACGCGCAGCGTGCGATGCAGCGATGATGGTGACGATCGCCGAGGACGCGGGTCTCGAAGTGGATGCGCTCGGAGGGCGGCCCGGCGTGCGGTCGGCGCGGTTTGCGAAGGAAGGCGCGACGGACGCGGAGAACAACGCGGAGCTGCTCGCGTCGCTTGCGGAGGTCGAGGACGATCAACGCACGGCGCGGTTTCGTTGCGTGATCGTGCTGCGCGATCCGTGGAACGAACACAGGCCCGAGATTTTGGCCGAGGGTCGGTGTGAAGGCGCGATCGCTCGGCAAGCGCGCGGCACGGGTGGATTCGGGTACGACCCGCTTTTCATCGTGGCCGGGGACGGTCGCACGATGGCCGAGCTGCCCGAGGAAGAGAAAAACAAGAAGAGTCACCGAGCTCGTGCGGTGCAGGCACTTCGCCCGGCGCTCGAAGCCTTGATCGATGCGCGCCTGTCTTCTATGGCGCACGTCGTGGGAGCCAAGTGA
- a CDS encoding AtpZ/AtpI family protein → MTREGKDAADRGRRRKVDDWRGVGSFGTIGLEIVLSIAFGFFGGRWLDEKLGTAPYLAGIGFVFGLAAAIKAVMRAHAQMQREAAREEREQGNPRPIYDARDDERKDDDIVKDDVRDSKSEGDGADADGKKVDR, encoded by the coding sequence GTGACGCGCGAAGGCAAAGACGCGGCGGATCGCGGTCGTCGTCGCAAGGTCGACGATTGGCGTGGTGTCGGCAGTTTCGGCACGATCGGCCTCGAGATCGTGTTGAGCATCGCGTTCGGTTTTTTCGGTGGTCGATGGCTCGACGAGAAACTTGGTACGGCGCCGTATCTTGCGGGGATTGGGTTTGTCTTTGGCCTGGCTGCGGCGATCAAAGCCGTGATGCGTGCGCATGCGCAGATGCAGCGGGAAGCCGCGCGGGAAGAGCGTGAGCAAGGTAATCCGCGGCCGATTTACGACGCGCGGGACGATGAACGAAAAGACGACGACATCGTGAAGGACGACGTTCGCGATTCGAAAAGCGAAGGCGATGGCGCCGACGCGGATGGCAAGAAGGTGGATCGATGA
- a CDS encoding helix-hairpin-helix domain-containing protein — translation MESSSKLKLGASELFQRITARIRASAWTPLVAKVAVGMLGFFALAFVGSGAAADLLPNRMGTYLGPPTVPSAAMPVASAHPSAEPVAHAPPGPSGQTLAAADAGAPEADAGSANTEGAVTPDGKVILNLATEADLRKLPGIGAKKAQAILALRAKLGRFKRPEDLLRVKGIGRKKLAKLRPRLLIDPPDKP, via the coding sequence ATGGAGTCGTCATCGAAACTGAAGCTGGGCGCGAGTGAACTGTTCCAACGAATCACGGCGCGAATTCGCGCATCGGCTTGGACGCCGCTCGTGGCGAAGGTCGCCGTCGGAATGCTCGGGTTCTTCGCACTGGCCTTCGTAGGATCGGGTGCCGCGGCGGATCTCTTGCCGAATCGTATGGGCACATACCTTGGACCTCCAACGGTTCCAAGCGCAGCGATGCCCGTAGCATCGGCACATCCTTCGGCCGAGCCTGTAGCGCACGCTCCACCGGGTCCATCCGGACAAACTTTGGCCGCTGCCGATGCGGGTGCACCGGAAGCGGATGCGGGGTCAGCGAACACCGAAGGAGCCGTCACGCCCGATGGGAAGGTGATCTTGAACCTGGCCACCGAAGCGGACTTGCGAAAGCTGCCGGGCATCGGAGCGAAGAAGGCGCAAGCGATTTTGGCTCTTCGCGCGAAGCTCGGGCGGTTCAAGCGGCCGGAAGATTTGCTGCGCGTGAAAGGCATCGGGCGAAAGAAGCTGGCGAAGCTGCGTCCGCGCTTGCTCATCGATCCACCCGACAAACCGTGA
- the atpB gene encoding F0F1 ATP synthase subunit A, with amino-acid sequence MPEHTSFLTFLVAHLPGLRENAKNLGHTFIGNQPVGYRGLEPIFSSMLVILVFIGLSLAVRNQWRRVDESVVPDERLSLRTFFEAFFGYFYGMAEDVMGAANAKRYFPLIGGSAAFIFFSNVSGLIPGFPAPTSSLNVTIGCALLVFIAFNYYGIKENGWSYIAHMAGPKWYLAPLIFPIELISTCVRPITLSVRLMVNIAADHLIASVFAGMIAILLPLPVMFLGLIVIVVQTLVFCLLSSIYIGLATEHAEQH; translated from the coding sequence ATGCCCGAGCACACGAGTTTTCTGACTTTCCTCGTCGCGCATCTGCCCGGTCTTCGTGAGAACGCGAAGAACCTCGGTCACACCTTCATCGGCAATCAGCCGGTGGGCTATCGAGGGCTCGAGCCGATCTTCTCGAGCATGCTCGTCATCCTCGTGTTCATCGGTTTGTCGCTCGCGGTGCGCAACCAATGGCGGCGCGTCGACGAGTCGGTCGTACCGGACGAACGGCTCAGCTTGCGGACGTTCTTCGAGGCGTTTTTTGGCTACTTCTACGGAATGGCCGAAGACGTCATGGGAGCGGCGAATGCGAAGCGATACTTCCCGCTCATCGGCGGGTCGGCTGCATTCATCTTCTTCTCGAACGTTTCGGGTTTGATTCCGGGATTCCCCGCCCCTACGTCGAGTTTGAACGTGACGATCGGCTGTGCGCTGCTCGTGTTCATCGCGTTCAACTACTACGGCATCAAGGAGAACGGCTGGAGCTACATCGCGCACATGGCGGGGCCCAAGTGGTACTTGGCGCCGCTCATTTTCCCGATTGAGCTCATCTCGACGTGCGTCCGTCCGATCACGTTGAGTGTTCGTCTGATGGTGAACATCGCGGCGGATCATCTCATCGCGTCGGTATTTGCCGGCATGATTGCGATCCTCTTGCCGCTGCCCGTGATGTTTCTCGGGCTCATCGTGATCGTCGTTCAAACGTTGGTGTTTTGCCTGCTCAGCAGCATCTACATCGGTCTCGCGACCGAGCATGCCGAGCAGCACTAA
- a CDS encoding ATP synthase F0 subunit C: protein MSLKSKLSLSAVVATAMVLLPAVAFAQESASNKFDTFGWISMGAGIAIGIAVLGGALGQGRAAAAALEGISRNPGAAARIQTPMILGLALIESLVLFALIIAYLLQNRLPATF, encoded by the coding sequence ATGTCTCTCAAGAGCAAGCTTTCCCTGTCTGCCGTGGTCGCTACTGCGATGGTCCTCCTTCCCGCTGTGGCGTTCGCGCAGGAAAGCGCATCCAACAAGTTCGATACGTTCGGCTGGATCAGCATGGGTGCCGGTATCGCCATCGGCATCGCAGTCCTCGGTGGTGCCCTCGGTCAAGGCCGCGCTGCTGCCGCGGCACTCGAAGGCATCTCGCGCAATCCCGGCGCGGCTGCACGTATCCAGACGCCGATGATTCTCGGCCTGGCCCTGATCGAGTCGCTCGTTCTCTTCGCCCTGATCATCGCGTACTTGCTCCAGAACCGCCTTCCGGCCACGTTCTGA
- a CDS encoding ATP synthase subunit I, which produces MSAPASSKSTWLDEGIRAAMISVTASALVLAAGAFVAFDVRTAGGVAVGGAFALANLWAFARIGEAFLSRRGKAAPWTAFAMLKLAGLFGGVWLILRTGIASPLSLLVGYGALPIGITLGTMFGPKPPDEVTESDSSLSDGDSNERRSFADDSREDVLKASPPGPEEPPPSKS; this is translated from the coding sequence ATGAGCGCACCGGCATCGTCCAAGAGCACCTGGCTGGATGAAGGCATTCGTGCAGCGATGATTTCCGTCACCGCATCGGCGCTCGTGCTTGCTGCGGGAGCGTTCGTCGCGTTCGACGTTCGTACGGCGGGCGGCGTCGCGGTTGGCGGAGCGTTTGCGCTGGCCAACCTGTGGGCGTTTGCGCGCATTGGCGAAGCGTTTTTGTCGCGGCGGGGCAAAGCGGCGCCGTGGACTGCCTTTGCCATGTTGAAACTTGCGGGCCTTTTTGGCGGCGTGTGGCTCATCCTGCGCACTGGAATCGCCTCGCCGCTTTCCCTATTGGTGGGCTACGGAGCGCTTCCCATCGGGATCACGCTGGGAACGATGTTTGGCCCGAAGCCTCCGGATGAGGTAACCGAGTCCGATTCGAGCCTGTCGGATGGTGACTCGAACGAACGCAGATCTTTCGCAGATGACTCTCGCGAAGATGTGCTAAAGGCGAGTCCCCCGGGGCCGGAAGAACCCCCACCGAGTAAGAGTTGA
- a CDS encoding DUF362 domain-containing protein, with protein sequence MPHRHFSPSSFATDSTASANGLSRRTFLGASLATATLIGSTSAEAAGTGLAARPPQGFLPMSVPGKIVKITKSNTLQPNGLWPTEAATKVMLERAMSELTGKADIGAAFARFVHKDDKVAIKANGIAGQKGATMATNRELILEVVRGVMAAGVPAQNIVICEQYPKFLEGTRIWDRDKGFDPAVPQGITANVHENKDATMPEISVMGIPTKFVRVMTEATAVINLSLIKDHSICGYTGCLKNITHGATVNPHAFHQHTASPQIAELYAQDIVRSRVRLHIVDGFKVIYEGGPLDKVAKRRVSHEAVYATTDPVAMDVIGWGVVEQWRKDNNLPTLKDAGRDPSYIRIAGELGLGVFDKNRISMREVAL encoded by the coding sequence ATGCCGCACCGTCACTTTTCTCCATCCTCTTTCGCCACCGACTCGACCGCTTCTGCGAACGGGTTGTCTCGCCGAACGTTTCTCGGAGCGTCACTTGCCACCGCAACGCTCATCGGTTCGACGTCGGCCGAAGCCGCGGGCACCGGCCTCGCAGCGCGACCTCCGCAAGGCTTTTTGCCGATGTCGGTCCCGGGCAAGATCGTGAAGATCACCAAGTCGAACACGCTTCAGCCGAACGGACTTTGGCCCACGGAAGCCGCTACGAAGGTGATGCTCGAGCGTGCGATGTCGGAGTTGACCGGCAAGGCGGACATCGGCGCGGCGTTTGCGCGGTTTGTCCACAAAGACGACAAGGTTGCCATCAAGGCAAACGGCATCGCGGGTCAGAAGGGCGCCACGATGGCGACGAACCGCGAGCTCATTTTGGAGGTCGTGCGCGGCGTCATGGCCGCTGGCGTGCCCGCGCAAAACATCGTCATTTGCGAGCAGTATCCGAAGTTCCTCGAAGGCACGCGCATTTGGGATCGCGACAAGGGATTCGACCCCGCCGTGCCCCAGGGCATCACGGCGAACGTGCATGAAAACAAGGACGCCACGATGCCCGAGATCAGCGTGATGGGCATCCCGACGAAGTTTGTCCGAGTGATGACCGAAGCGACGGCAGTCATCAACTTGTCGCTCATCAAGGACCACTCGATTTGTGGTTACACCGGCTGCTTGAAGAACATCACGCACGGCGCGACCGTCAATCCGCACGCGTTTCATCAGCACACTGCGAGCCCTCAGATCGCCGAGCTTTACGCGCAGGACATCGTGCGTAGCCGCGTTCGACTTCACATCGTGGATGGCTTCAAGGTCATCTACGAAGGCGGGCCGCTCGACAAAGTTGCCAAGCGTCGCGTCTCGCACGAAGCGGTTTATGCAACGACGGATCCCGTGGCGATGGATGTGATTGGTTGGGGCGTCGTCGAGCAGTGGCGCAAGGACAACAACCTGCCCACGTTGAAAGATGCTGGCCGCGATCCTTCGTATATCCGCATCGCTGGTGAGCTGGGTCTCGGCGTATTCGACAAGAACAGAATCTCGATGCGCGAAGTTGCATTGTAA